Proteins co-encoded in one Alphaproteobacteria bacterium genomic window:
- a CDS encoding DsbA family protein — protein sequence MNEFSVRRGLIASCLATLVALAPGITATAEETLSDTQRAAVEALIERYIQENPEHILDSVRQYREREETRIAAEQQSNLSDLKREIQFDPAAPVAGNSEGSVTIVEFFDYRCGYCKTSLEMVMDLIREDPDVRVVFKELPILSPESVRAAQAALAAQRQGRYLDLHYAMMASRGQFDDKQIFDIASEVGLDLQQLKADMESPEILALIDTNKSLAGALGIGGTPTFIVDDQIFRGAIDAATMRKAIAEARAG from the coding sequence ATGAACGAATTCTCGGTACGGCGCGGCCTGATTGCGTCTTGTCTGGCAACGCTTGTGGCGTTGGCTCCAGGGATCACGGCGACCGCAGAAGAGACCCTGAGCGATACCCAGCGTGCCGCTGTGGAAGCGTTGATCGAGCGGTATATCCAGGAGAATCCGGAGCACATACTCGATTCGGTGCGTCAGTATCGGGAACGCGAGGAAACGCGCATCGCCGCCGAGCAACAGTCCAATCTCAGCGACCTGAAGCGCGAAATTCAGTTCGATCCGGCCGCGCCCGTGGCAGGAAATTCAGAGGGCTCAGTGACCATCGTCGAGTTTTTCGACTACCGCTGCGGCTACTGCAAGACCTCGCTTGAAATGGTCATGGATCTGATCCGCGAAGACCCAGACGTCCGTGTCGTCTTCAAAGAGCTGCCGATCCTTAGCCCGGAATCAGTGCGTGCCGCCCAGGCGGCGCTAGCGGCGCAACGTCAGGGACGCTATCTCGATCTGCATTACGCCATGATGGCGTCGCGCGGGCAGTTCGACGACAAGCAGATTTTCGACATCGCCAGCGAGGTCGGCCTCGACCTTCAGCAACTTAAGGCCGACATGGAGTCGCCTGAGATCCTGGCTTTGATCGACACCAATAAATCCCTCGCCGGCGCACTCGGAATTGGCGGCACGCCGACTTTCATCGTCGATGACCAGATTTTTCGGGGCGCCATCGACGCTGCTACCATGCGCAAAGCGATAGCCGAAGCGCGCGCAGGCTAA
- a CDS encoding S41 family peptidase, translating to MTACAEAGGQRQWRLGLRLGSAALLILLVTSCDSSPLRSRTFNLGHASFEDAVENMPQLGQISAAFDRNVVPVPSPGERLRQLDLFAEVFDITAQDYVDPVPTDRIVALAVDSFDETAREIAEIKAEKPSEERAPVPKDALSAPKLMASALGRFLNELDAHSDYMPPDLYREMKVRTRGEFGGIGIEVTMEEGLVKVVAPIDGTPGARAGLQTGDLITHVNGEPVLGLTLAEAVKRMRGRRGSSVVLKMRRPPSEEPFQVTIIRDVVRIQAVRARVEGNVGYVRITTFNERAEEALYEAMDDLRDELNEDMLGVVLDLRNNPGGLLDQALAVSDAFLGEGEIVSTRSRDVSRVRRFTAERGDISEGKPVVVLINGGSASASEIVAGALQDHDRALIMGNRSFGKGSVQTIIPVSGGGALRLTTARYYTPDGRSIQRTGIRPDIRAESGDDARRREADLENALEGGVETAAVVQRNMAEVCPNLLEDAEDPTLTCALDILESRRIFAGRLQE from the coding sequence ATGACGGCGTGTGCTGAGGCTGGCGGTCAGAGACAATGGCGCCTGGGATTGCGGCTCGGCAGCGCCGCGCTCTTGATCCTGCTGGTGACAAGCTGCGATTCCTCGCCGCTGCGTTCGCGCACCTTTAACCTCGGCCACGCCAGCTTCGAGGACGCCGTTGAGAACATGCCCCAGCTGGGACAGATCTCCGCCGCATTCGACAGAAACGTGGTTCCCGTCCCCTCGCCCGGAGAGCGCCTGCGCCAGCTCGACCTGTTCGCGGAGGTTTTTGACATCACCGCCCAAGACTATGTCGATCCCGTGCCGACCGATCGTATCGTGGCCCTGGCTGTGGACAGCTTTGACGAGACGGCACGAGAAATCGCCGAGATAAAAGCCGAAAAACCCTCGGAGGAACGTGCGCCGGTGCCGAAGGACGCCTTGAGCGCCCCGAAACTGATGGCCTCGGCCCTTGGCCGATTTCTCAACGAGCTCGATGCGCATTCGGACTATATGCCGCCGGACCTCTACCGCGAAATGAAGGTGCGTACCCGAGGCGAGTTCGGCGGTATCGGCATCGAGGTGACGATGGAAGAGGGCCTGGTCAAGGTGGTCGCACCCATCGACGGTACGCCCGGTGCCCGCGCCGGCCTGCAGACAGGCGACTTGATCACCCATGTCAACGGCGAGCCCGTGCTCGGCCTGACATTGGCGGAGGCGGTCAAGCGCATGCGTGGGCGCCGCGGCTCAAGCGTCGTACTGAAGATGCGCCGCCCGCCCTCGGAGGAGCCCTTTCAAGTCACCATCATCCGCGACGTCGTGCGCATCCAGGCCGTGCGGGCGCGCGTTGAAGGCAATGTGGGCTATGTCCGCATCACCACTTTCAACGAACGCGCCGAAGAAGCCCTTTACGAGGCCATGGACGACCTCAGGGACGAGCTGAACGAGGACATGCTGGGCGTAGTGCTCGACCTGCGTAACAATCCCGGCGGCCTGCTCGACCAGGCGCTCGCCGTCTCCGATGCCTTCCTCGGCGAAGGCGAGATCGTCTCGACGCGCAGCCGCGATGTGAGCCGCGTGCGGCGCTTTACCGCCGAACGCGGTGATATTAGCGAGGGTAAGCCCGTGGTGGTGCTGATCAACGGCGGCTCCGCATCAGCTTCGGAAATCGTCGCCGGCGCCTTGCAAGACCACGACCGCGCCTTGATTATGGGCAATCGCTCATTCGGAAAGGGATCCGTGCAGACCATCATTCCCGTCTCCGGTGGCGGAGCACTGCGTCTAACCACGGCGCGCTATTACACGCCCGACGGCCGTTCGATCCAGCGCACCGGCATCCGCCCCGACATTCGCGCGGAAAGTGGGGACGACGCGCGTCGCCGTGAGGCGGACCTGGAGAACGCCCTGGAGGGCGGTGTAGAGACCGCGGCGGTAGTCCAGCGCAACATGGCCGAGGTCTGCCCAAACCTGCTGGAGGATGCGGAAGACCCGACCCTCACTTGCGCCCTAGACATCCTCGAGTCCCGCCGCATCTTCGCTGGCCGACTGCAAGAATAG
- a CDS encoding acetyl-CoA carboxylase biotin carboxyl carrier protein subunit, with protein MTDALKVDAGLIRELAKLLEETGLSEIEISEGAQHVRIARKPVPASPSAVPAPEMAPVAAEEESSGGGDISHPGDVVSPMVGTLYLAPDPGSPPFVVPGDQVSEGDTLFIIEAMKTMNPVRAPLAGTVKRVLASNETPVEFGEVLAIIE; from the coding sequence ATGACCGACGCCCTCAAAGTCGACGCCGGTCTTATCCGCGAGCTCGCCAAGCTGCTGGAAGAGACGGGCTTGAGCGAGATCGAGATCAGCGAGGGCGCGCAGCATGTGCGTATCGCGCGCAAGCCCGTGCCCGCCTCGCCCAGCGCCGTGCCGGCGCCGGAGATGGCGCCGGTAGCAGCGGAGGAGGAAAGCAGCGGCGGGGGTGATATCTCCCACCCCGGAGATGTTGTCTCGCCCATGGTAGGAACTCTCTACCTGGCACCGGACCCGGGTTCACCGCCCTTCGTGGTCCCTGGCGATCAGGTCTCGGAAGGCGATACGCTATTCATCATAGAAGCCATGAAAACCATGAATCCAGTCCGGGCACCTCTCGCCGGCACGGTCAAACGCGTGCTCGCTAGTAACGAGACCCCGGTCGAGTTTGGCGAAGTGCTGGCAATTATCGAGTAG
- the aroQ gene encoding type II 3-dehydroquinate dehydratase, translating to MARSILVLNGPNLNLLGTRQPEIYGHDTLADVEALCRTVAAELDLAIDFRQSNSEGELIGWIHEAQETHDAVLINAAGYTHTSVAIADALVAISLPAVEIHMSNIHAREPFRSHSTISPVAKGMICGFGGDSYRLGLIALAQLLSTEPEA from the coding sequence ATGGCCCGTTCCATTCTCGTTCTCAACGGCCCCAATCTCAACCTGCTGGGCACGCGCCAGCCGGAGATCTACGGCCACGACACCCTCGCCGACGTCGAGGCGCTGTGCCGCACTGTGGCTGCAGAGTTGGACTTGGCCATTGATTTTCGACAAAGCAATAGCGAGGGCGAGTTGATCGGCTGGATTCACGAGGCACAGGAAACGCATGACGCCGTGTTGATCAATGCCGCCGGCTATACCCATACCTCGGTGGCGATCGCTGATGCGCTGGTTGCGATTTCACTGCCTGCGGTCGAAATCCATATGTCCAATATCCACGCCCGTGAGCCGTTCCGTAGCCACTCCACGATTTCTCCCGTCGCCAAGGGCATGATCTGCGGCTTCGGCGGTGACAGCTACCGGCTTGGCCTTATCGCCCTCGCACAACTCCTCTCGACAGAGCCCGAAGCATGA
- the thiS gene encoding sulfur carrier protein ThiS: protein MRITVNGEGRELETPLTVSGLLAELGLDAGKIAVERNRELVRRSVFDDTVLDDGDALEIVHFIGGGSPVTSTEMGADDDSWSVATRHMRSRLIVGTGKYKDLEETAAAVEASGAEMVTVAVRRVNVTDPNAPMLMDYVDPKRYIYLPNTAGCFSADDALRTLRLAREGGGWDLVKLEVLGDQKTLYPNMPETLSAAETLIGDGFKVMVYCSDDPIMAKRLEEIGCVAIMPLAAPIGSGLGIQNPVNIRIIIENADVPVVVDAGVGTASDAAEAMELGCEAVLMNTAIAGADDPILMARAMKAGVEAGRLAYRAGRIAKRMYADPSSPLAGLV from the coding sequence ATGCGAATTACCGTCAATGGCGAAGGTCGGGAACTGGAAACACCGCTTACGGTCAGCGGCCTGTTGGCCGAGCTTGGGCTGGATGCCGGCAAGATTGCCGTCGAGCGCAATCGTGAGCTGGTGCGGCGCTCGGTCTTCGATGACACTGTGCTTGACGACGGCGATGCGCTGGAGATCGTGCATTTCATAGGTGGCGGCTCCCCGGTGACCTCGACTGAGATGGGGGCGGACGACGACTCGTGGAGCGTCGCCACTCGACACATGCGTTCGCGCCTGATCGTGGGCACGGGAAAATACAAGGATCTGGAAGAGACTGCGGCAGCTGTTGAGGCCTCGGGCGCGGAGATGGTCACGGTGGCAGTGCGCCGTGTCAATGTGACCGACCCAAATGCGCCGATGCTGATGGATTACGTTGACCCCAAACGCTATATCTATCTGCCGAACACGGCCGGCTGCTTTTCTGCCGATGACGCTCTTCGCACCCTGCGACTGGCGCGCGAGGGCGGCGGCTGGGACCTAGTCAAGCTCGAGGTTCTCGGCGACCAGAAAACGCTTTATCCTAACATGCCAGAGACTCTGTCGGCGGCGGAGACGCTGATAGGTGACGGCTTCAAGGTAATGGTCTATTGCAGCGATGACCCGATCATGGCCAAGCGGCTTGAGGAGATCGGCTGCGTCGCTATCATGCCGCTGGCGGCGCCGATCGGCTCCGGCCTTGGCATTCAGAACCCGGTCAACATCCGCATTATCATCGAGAATGCAGACGTGCCGGTTGTGGTCGATGCGGGTGTCGGTACGGCGTCGGATGCGGCGGAAGCCATGGAACTCGGCTGCGAGGCGGTGTTGATGAACACGGCTATCGCGGGCGCTGACGATCCCATTCTCATGGCCCGCGCCATGAAGGCCGGCGTCGAAGCCGGCCGCCTCGCCTACCGCGCAGGACGTATCGCGAAGAGGATGTACGCCGACCCGTCTTCGCCGCTAGCCGGGCTCGTCTAG
- a CDS encoding DUF2155 domain-containing protein gives MALVVCASAASAQGDPFANQWEPVGGARLEALDKVTGRISVVEVATGEPVAFGTLGITVESCFRRPPELAPDSAALVNVSESREETALPRPLFRGWMFASSPGLSGLEHPVYDVIVLDCIVPAPPDDEAEDE, from the coding sequence TTGGCTCTCGTCGTCTGCGCCAGCGCCGCGTCGGCGCAGGGCGATCCTTTCGCGAATCAATGGGAGCCGGTCGGCGGCGCTCGGCTGGAGGCACTCGACAAGGTCACCGGGCGTATCTCGGTGGTCGAGGTGGCTACCGGCGAGCCGGTTGCTTTCGGCACGCTCGGCATCACTGTGGAATCCTGCTTTCGCCGTCCGCCCGAGTTGGCGCCGGACAGCGCCGCGCTTGTCAATGTCAGCGAAAGCCGTGAAGAGACTGCGCTGCCGAGACCGTTGTTCCGCGGCTGGATGTTTGCATCGAGCCCGGGCTTGTCGGGTCTGGAGCACCCAGTTTACGACGTCATCGTGCTCGACTGCATCGTGCCGGCGCCTCCCGATGACGAGGCAGAGGACGAATAA
- the accC gene encoding acetyl-CoA carboxylase biotin carboxylase subunit, translating into MFDKVLIANRGEIAMRIHRACREMGIRTVAVHSTADADAMHVRLADESVCIGPPQAKASYLNIPAIMAAVEVTGADAIHPGYGFLSENAHFAEIVGEHGITFIGPDPNHIRLMGDKVAARTSLSRLGMPMVPGSDGPVTDIDAALAVADEIGYPVLVKASAGGGGRGMKVAKDPDGLPIALDLAAREAHEAFGNGEVFIEKYLLGPRHIEIQVMADSHGSVLHFGERDCSLQRRHQKLVEEAPSPALNAETRMEIGQRVVEAVTAIGYLGAGTLEFLYQDEAFYFIEMNTRLQVEHPVTEMITGIDVVREQIRIAAGAPLSITQDEVTFYGHAIECRITAEDPETLVPSPGRVSDYHPPGGLGVRVDSALYAGYSVPPHYDSMVAKLIVHGPNRNACLMRLRSSLEEFVIDGITTTLPLHRRIMMEQDFANGAYDIHWLEKLLRGGNSHS; encoded by the coding sequence ATGTTCGACAAGGTGCTGATCGCCAATCGCGGCGAGATCGCGATGCGCATACACCGCGCCTGCCGCGAAATGGGCATCCGCACTGTGGCGGTGCACTCGACCGCAGACGCTGACGCGATGCATGTGCGGTTGGCGGACGAATCGGTCTGTATCGGCCCGCCACAGGCCAAGGCGAGCTACCTCAATATCCCCGCCATCATGGCTGCGGTGGAGGTGACGGGCGCAGACGCCATCCACCCAGGCTACGGCTTTCTATCCGAGAACGCACATTTTGCGGAGATCGTCGGCGAACACGGCATCACCTTCATCGGCCCCGACCCAAACCATATCCGCTTGATGGGCGACAAGGTGGCGGCGCGCACCTCGCTGTCGCGGCTCGGCATGCCCATGGTGCCGGGCTCTGACGGCCCGGTGACCGATATCGATGCGGCACTGGCTGTCGCCGATGAGATTGGCTACCCGGTGCTGGTCAAAGCCTCTGCCGGCGGCGGCGGCCGCGGTATGAAGGTGGCCAAAGACCCCGACGGTCTGCCGATAGCTCTCGACTTGGCAGCGCGCGAGGCGCACGAGGCCTTCGGCAACGGCGAGGTGTTCATCGAGAAATACCTGCTAGGCCCACGCCATATCGAAATCCAGGTGATGGCGGACAGCCATGGCTCAGTGTTGCATTTCGGCGAGCGCGATTGCTCCCTACAGCGCCGCCACCAGAAGCTGGTCGAGGAAGCACCCTCGCCCGCGCTCAATGCTGAAACGCGCATGGAGATCGGCCAGCGCGTGGTCGAGGCGGTCACGGCTATCGGCTATCTCGGGGCCGGCACGCTAGAATTTCTCTACCAGGACGAGGCCTTCTACTTCATCGAGATGAACACCCGCCTACAGGTGGAGCACCCGGTGACCGAGATGATTACCGGCATCGACGTGGTACGTGAGCAGATTCGCATCGCCGCTGGTGCACCGCTCAGTATCACCCAAGACGAGGTCACCTTCTACGGTCACGCCATCGAATGCCGCATCACGGCCGAGGATCCAGAGACACTGGTGCCAAGCCCGGGCCGGGTCAGCGACTACCACCCACCAGGAGGCCTCGGCGTGCGCGTCGATTCCGCGCTCTATGCCGGCTACAGCGTGCCGCCCCATTACGACAGTATGGTGGCCAAGCTGATCGTTCATGGCCCCAATCGAAACGCATGCCTCATGCGGCTTCGTAGCAGTCTGGAGGAGTTCGTCATTGACGGCATCACCACCACCCTGCCGCTGCATCGCCGTATCATGATGGAGCAGGATTTTGCCAACGGCGCATATGATATACACTGGCTCGAGAAATTGCTTAGAGGCGGCAACAGCCACTCCTGA
- a CDS encoding NADH-ubiquinone oxidoreductase subunit NDUFA12 family protein, translating into MGATFGTKLFTRMHGQRVGEDAAGNVYYRERKSKAGQRERRWVIYAEVPEASSVPPVWQGWLTHTLAESPIEEPPVARPWQSPRGASVTGTAAVYYPLAGGKRDRTTGDYEAWTPE; encoded by the coding sequence ATGGGCGCGACGTTTGGTACCAAGCTCTTCACTCGCATGCATGGCCAGCGTGTCGGCGAGGACGCGGCTGGCAATGTTTATTACCGTGAGCGCAAGTCGAAGGCTGGCCAGCGCGAGCGGCGCTGGGTGATCTATGCCGAGGTGCCGGAGGCCTCGTCTGTGCCGCCGGTGTGGCAGGGCTGGCTGACACATACGTTGGCAGAGAGCCCGATCGAAGAGCCGCCCGTGGCGCGTCCCTGGCAGAGCCCGCGTGGGGCCAGCGTGACAGGCACGGCGGCGGTCTACTATCCGCTGGCTGGCGGCAAGCGCGACCGCACCACCGGCGACTACGAGGCCTGGACCCCCGAATAG
- the aat gene encoding leucyl/phenylalanyl-tRNA--protein transferase — protein sequence MDTQRPPPITAETLLRAYQWGLFPMGESRDDPTIYWVDPDKRGVLPIDEFHVPRSLQKVIRRAPYRVAVDTAFAGTIAACSKPAPRRQSTWINCTIENLYRDLFSMGHAHSVECWANDELVGGLYGVAIGGAFFGESMFSHRRDASKVALVHLVERLRAGGFALLDTQFVTEHLQRFGAREVPRAKYLSLLARAIKLPADFTTSDTA from the coding sequence ATAGATACTCAGCGTCCACCGCCGATAACCGCTGAGACGCTACTCAGAGCCTATCAATGGGGCCTGTTTCCCATGGGCGAGAGCCGCGACGACCCAACCATCTACTGGGTCGATCCAGACAAGCGTGGGGTCCTGCCGATCGACGAGTTCCACGTGCCGCGCTCGCTGCAAAAGGTGATCCGGCGCGCGCCTTATCGTGTTGCAGTGGACACAGCCTTTGCCGGTACGATAGCCGCTTGCTCCAAGCCCGCACCGAGACGTCAAAGCACCTGGATCAACTGCACCATCGAAAACCTTTATCGAGACCTTTTTTCCATGGGGCATGCGCACTCGGTAGAATGTTGGGCCAATGACGAGCTTGTTGGCGGGCTATACGGCGTTGCCATTGGCGGGGCGTTCTTTGGTGAGAGCATGTTCAGCCACAGACGTGACGCCAGCAAAGTCGCGCTCGTCCATCTCGTCGAGCGGCTGCGTGCCGGTGGTTTTGCCCTGCTCGACACGCAGTTCGTGACTGAGCATTTACAGCGCTTTGGCGCCCGCGAGGTTCCCCGCGCCAAATATCTCAGCCTGCTCGCCCGCGCCATCAAGCTGCCGGCCGATTTTACGACCAGCGATACCGCCTGA
- a CDS encoding cyclase family protein produces the protein MADIVVLKGVAMLEKGCDMDNAGQGDMVFFCTSWDSLWKNSRTVNMGAAEIAANNAEFGTGEPGISAEVCNYLVKRKISIVDSDTRGWNLMTSPRVGSSPLPIATST, from the coding sequence ATGGCTGATATCGTCGTGCTGAAGGGCGTCGCTATGCTCGAGAAGGGCTGCGACATGGACAACGCCGGCCAAGGCGATATGGTGTTTTTCTGCACTAGCTGGGACAGCCTCTGGAAGAACAGTCGTACCGTTAACATGGGCGCTGCCGAGATCGCAGCCAACAATGCCGAGTTCGGCACCGGCGAGCCTGGCATCTCGGCCGAAGTGTGCAACTACCTGGTGAAGCGCAAGATCTCCATAGTCGACTCCGACACTCGGGGTTGGAATCTTATGACTTCGCCAAGAGTGGGCTCGAGTCCCTTGCCTATTGCCACATCAACCTGA